In a genomic window of Comamonadaceae bacterium OTU4NAUVB1:
- a CDS encoding DEAD/DEAH box helicase, whose product MPFTSLGLIPSLAKAFADLGHATPTAIQRDAIPAVLAGRDVLATAQTGSGKTAAFSLPLLQRLSGRLPGAGRRSLQALVLVPTRELAAQVGDTLRDLARALPEPARIAVAFGGVSINPQLMALRGGADVMVATPGRLLDLVDHHAIDLGTVSMLVLDEADRLLDLGFDAELQRILALVPARRQTLLFSATFAPAIEKLAGRVLHEALRIDVESVPATAPDILQRAIEVDAPRRTQLLARLVREEGWTRVLVFVATKHAAETVADKLRKTGLAAEPFHGVLSQGKRSQVLADLKASRVQVVVATDLAARGIDVTALPVVVNYDLPRSAIDHVHRIGRTGRAGERGLAVSFVDASTEAHFRLIEKRQGQPVPRERITGFEPIGTGATGTGAAVGAAAIAEAAAGTGGVKGRRPSKKDKLRAAQTQQGG is encoded by the coding sequence ATGCCATTCACCAGCCTGGGTCTCATCCCTTCCCTCGCGAAAGCCTTCGCCGATCTCGGCCATGCCACGCCCACCGCGATCCAGCGCGACGCGATTCCCGCCGTGCTCGCGGGCCGCGACGTGCTGGCGACGGCGCAGACGGGCTCGGGCAAGACCGCCGCCTTCTCGCTGCCGTTGCTGCAGCGTCTGTCGGGCCGGCTCCCCGGAGCCGGGCGTCGCAGCCTGCAGGCCCTGGTGCTGGTGCCCACGCGGGAGCTCGCCGCGCAGGTGGGCGACACGCTGCGCGACCTCGCCCGCGCGCTGCCGGAGCCCGCGCGCATCGCCGTGGCCTTCGGCGGGGTGTCGATCAATCCCCAGCTGATGGCGCTGCGCGGCGGTGCCGACGTCATGGTCGCGACGCCCGGCCGGCTGCTCGACCTGGTGGACCACCACGCGATCGACCTGGGCACCGTGTCGATGCTGGTGCTCGACGAGGCCGACCGGCTGCTCGACCTGGGCTTCGATGCGGAACTCCAGCGCATCCTGGCCCTGGTGCCCGCGCGGCGCCAGACCCTGCTGTTCTCGGCCACCTTCGCGCCAGCCATCGAGAAGCTCGCCGGCCGGGTGCTGCACGAGGCGCTGCGCATCGACGTGGAAAGCGTGCCGGCCACGGCGCCCGACATCCTTCAGCGCGCCATCGAGGTCGATGCGCCTCGGCGCACGCAACTGCTCGCGCGGCTGGTGCGGGAGGAGGGTTGGACGCGCGTGCTGGTCTTCGTCGCCACGAAGCATGCCGCCGAGACCGTGGCCGACAAGCTGCGCAAGACCGGGCTGGCGGCCGAACCGTTCCATGGCGTCCTCAGCCAGGGCAAGCGCAGCCAGGTGCTGGCCGACCTCAAGGCGTCACGCGTGCAGGTGGTCGTGGCGACCGACCTGGCCGCGCGCGGCATCGACGTGACCGCGTTGCCGGTGGTGGTGAACTACGACCTCCCGCGCTCGGCGATCGATCATGTGCACCGCATCGGGCGCACCGGCCGCGCGGGCGAGCGTGGTCTGGCGGTGAGCTTCGTCGACGCTTCGACCGAAGCGCATTTCCGCCTGATCGAGAAGCGCCAGGGGCAGCCGGTGCCGCGCGAGCGGATCACGGGTTTCGAGCCGATCGGGACGGGGGCCACCGGTACGGGGGCGGCGGTCGGGGCCGCGGCCATCGCCGAGGCGGCGGCCGGCACGGGCGGCGTGAAGGGCCGGCGGCCGAGCAAGAAGGACAAGCTGCGCGCGGCGCAGACGCAGCAGGGCGGCTGA
- a CDS encoding PAAR domain-containing protein, whose protein sequence is MTTRGGRVATGLSTVTWHGHALAFEGDQVECPACGTTGHIVAVGTRISSTGPHGRQEALGGDLCLCRCTPPPQLVASQQTSWVEGDMAEGGAMHPTISADAWHVGMPPQAVTKEGHAPDSCDQRFLLRDEADGTPLAHRLYRLRHPGGMLQGRTDAQGHTERVTGTGGSQIRIEIFGEGA, encoded by the coding sequence ATGACGACGCGTGGCGGCAGGGTAGCGACCGGTCTGTCGACGGTGACCTGGCACGGCCATGCGCTGGCTTTCGAAGGCGATCAGGTCGAATGTCCGGCCTGCGGCACCACCGGGCACATCGTGGCGGTCGGCACGCGCATCTCGTCCACCGGCCCGCATGGCAGGCAGGAGGCCCTCGGCGGCGATCTCTGCCTGTGTCGTTGCACGCCGCCACCGCAGCTGGTCGCATCGCAGCAGACGTCCTGGGTCGAAGGCGACATGGCGGAGGGCGGCGCGATGCATCCGACGATCAGCGCCGATGCCTGGCACGTGGGAATGCCACCGCAAGCCGTCACGAAAGAAGGCCATGCGCCCGACAGCTGCGATCAACGCTTCCTGCTGCGCGACGAAGCCGACGGCACGCCGCTCGCGCACCGGCTCTACCGCCTGCGTCATCCGGGCGGCATGCTGCAGGGGCGCACGGACGCTCAGGGCCACACCGAGCGCGTGACGGGCACGGGTGGCAGCCAGATCCGCATCGAGATCTTCGGGGAGGGCGCGTGA
- the purT gene encoding formate-dependent phosphoribosylglycinamide formyltransferase yields the protein MTTVLGTPLSPHATRVMLLGSGELGKEVLIALQRLGVETLAVDRYDHAPGQQVAHHARTLAMSDATQLRALIEAERPDLVVPEIEAIATGELQALEDAGLVRVVPTARAARLTMDREGIRRLAAETLGLPTSPYVFCDSLDALRTAIDAGGGGIGYPCIVKPVMSSSGKGQSRIDGPGDVQAAWDHAMAGGRVSHGRVIVEGFVDFDYEITLLTVRARGAGGAVETCFCEPIGHVQVGGDYVESWQPQPMAPLALERARRIARTVTDDLGGQGLFGVELFVKGDDVWFSEVSPRPHDTGMVTMATQWQNEFELHARAILGLPVDTTLKSAGASAVIYGGVDAAGIVFEGVANALAVPGTDVRLFGKPESFEKRRMGVALAHAGDVDTARRNAKEAASRVKPRRA from the coding sequence ATGACCACCGTCCTCGGCACCCCGCTGTCACCCCACGCCACCCGCGTGATGCTCCTGGGCTCGGGCGAGCTCGGCAAGGAGGTGCTGATCGCGCTCCAGCGCCTTGGCGTGGAGACCCTCGCCGTCGACCGCTACGACCACGCGCCCGGCCAGCAGGTCGCGCACCACGCCCGCACCCTGGCCATGAGCGACGCGACGCAGCTGCGCGCGCTGATCGAGGCCGAGCGGCCCGACCTGGTCGTGCCCGAGATCGAGGCCATCGCCACCGGCGAGCTGCAGGCGCTGGAGGACGCCGGCTTGGTGCGTGTCGTCCCCACCGCCCGCGCGGCCCGGCTGACCATGGACCGTGAAGGCATCCGCCGCCTCGCGGCCGAGACGCTGGGCCTGCCGACCAGTCCCTACGTCTTCTGCGATTCGCTCGACGCGCTGCGGACAGCCATCGACGCGGGCGGCGGCGGCATCGGTTATCCGTGCATCGTCAAGCCGGTGATGAGCAGTTCCGGCAAGGGCCAGAGCCGCATCGACGGGCCCGGCGACGTCCAGGCGGCCTGGGACCACGCCATGGCGGGCGGCCGCGTGAGCCATGGCCGGGTCATCGTCGAGGGCTTCGTCGACTTCGACTACGAGATCACGCTGCTGACCGTGCGCGCGCGCGGCGCCGGCGGCGCGGTCGAGACCTGCTTCTGCGAGCCCATCGGCCACGTGCAGGTCGGCGGCGACTATGTCGAGAGCTGGCAGCCGCAGCCGATGGCACCGCTGGCGCTGGAGCGGGCGCGACGCATCGCCCGCACCGTCACCGACGACCTGGGCGGACAAGGGCTTTTCGGCGTCGAGCTGTTCGTCAAGGGCGACGACGTCTGGTTCAGCGAGGTGAGCCCGAGGCCGCACGACACCGGCATGGTCACGATGGCGACCCAGTGGCAGAACGAGTTCGAGCTGCACGCGCGCGCCATCCTGGGCCTGCCGGTGGACACCACGCTCAAGAGCGCCGGGGCGAGCGCCGTGATCTACGGCGGCGTGGACGCGGCCGGAATCGTCTTCGAGGGCGTTGCCAACGCACTGGCCGTGCCGGGCACCGACGTGCGCCTGTTCGGCAAGCCCGAGAGTTTCGAGAAGCGTCGCATGGGCGTCGCGCTGGCCCACGCGGGCGATGTCGACACCGCGCGTCGCAACGCCAAGGAGGCCGCCTCGCGCGTGAAGCCGCGTCGGGCCTGA
- a CDS encoding 3-hydroxybutyryl-CoA dehydrogenase: MSIQTVGIIGAGTMGNGIAQACAVVGVNVVMVDISQAAVDKGLGAVGASLDRLIKKEKLTGAQKDAALALIRGSTDYDDLKGAQLVIEAATENHALKVKILQQLDAILPPEVIVASNTSSISITQLAAATSRPDRFIGMHFFNPVPMMALVEIIRGYLTSDATHDAVKALSETLGKSPITVKNAPGFVVNRILVPMINEAFFVLSEGIATAEDIDAGMKLGCNQPIGPLALADMIGLDVCLAVMEVYLHEFGDSKYRPCPLLREMVAAGQLGRKTKRGVYAY, from the coding sequence ATGAGCATCCAGACCGTCGGCATCATTGGCGCCGGAACGATGGGCAACGGCATCGCCCAGGCCTGCGCGGTCGTCGGCGTGAACGTCGTGATGGTCGACATCTCGCAGGCGGCCGTCGACAAGGGCCTCGGCGCCGTCGGCGCCAGCCTCGACCGGCTGATCAAGAAGGAGAAACTCACCGGCGCGCAGAAGGACGCGGCGCTCGCCCTCATCAGGGGCTCGACGGACTACGACGACCTCAAGGGCGCGCAGCTGGTCATCGAGGCGGCCACCGAGAACCACGCCCTCAAGGTGAAGATCCTCCAGCAGCTCGACGCGATCCTGCCGCCGGAGGTCATCGTGGCGTCGAACACCTCGTCGATCTCCATCACGCAGCTCGCCGCGGCCACCTCGCGCCCCGACCGCTTCATCGGCATGCACTTCTTCAATCCCGTGCCGATGATGGCGCTGGTGGAGATCATCCGCGGCTACCTGACCAGCGACGCCACGCACGACGCGGTCAAGGCGCTGTCCGAGACCCTGGGCAAGTCGCCCATCACGGTGAAGAACGCGCCGGGCTTCGTGGTCAACCGCATCCTGGTGCCGATGATCAACGAAGCCTTCTTCGTGCTGTCCGAGGGCATCGCCACGGCCGAGGACATCGACGCGGGCATGAAGCTGGGCTGCAACCAGCCGATCGGCCCCCTGGCGCTGGCCGACATGATCGGCCTGGACGTGTGTCTGGCGGTGATGGAGGTCTACCTGCACGAGTTCGGCGACTCCAAGTACCGGCCCTGCCCGCTGCTGCGCGAGATGGTCGCGGCCGGGCAGCTCGGACGCAAGACGAAACGCGGCGTCTACGCCTACTGA
- a CDS encoding alpha/beta hydrolase, with the protein MLHPQARALLDLIEQRGLPATHTLSPTDARAVYRERRHFTQPDAPEVDEVRELQAQGPNGPIALRFYRPLGSAGAVTPVLVYFHGGGWTIGDLDTHDTLCRELANGSGCAVVSVDYRMGPEHRFPAAVDDALAATRWVRHEATALGVDAARLAVGGDSAGGNLAAVVALAARAAGDLPIAFQLLIYPATDMRRGHSSHTRNGQGYLLTHESMAYYHDHYIDDPRHDLDWRASPLLADDFAGLPPALVITAGHDPLVDEGADLARRLSGAGNRVSYVCFERQIHGFITMGRVLDEAHTAVALCAVELRRALSSAPSAKATRD; encoded by the coding sequence ATGCTGCATCCCCAAGCCCGCGCGCTGCTCGACCTGATCGAGCAGCGTGGCCTGCCCGCCACCCACACGCTGAGCCCGACCGACGCGCGCGCGGTCTACCGCGAGCGGCGCCACTTCACGCAACCCGATGCGCCCGAAGTCGACGAGGTGCGCGAACTTCAGGCCCAAGGCCCGAACGGCCCCATCGCCCTGCGCTTCTACCGTCCGCTGGGCAGCGCTGGCGCCGTGACGCCGGTGCTGGTGTATTTCCATGGCGGCGGCTGGACCATCGGGGATCTGGACACGCACGACACGCTGTGCCGCGAACTCGCCAACGGTTCCGGCTGCGCGGTCGTCTCCGTGGACTACCGCATGGGTCCGGAGCACCGCTTTCCCGCCGCCGTCGACGACGCGCTGGCCGCCACGCGCTGGGTGCGCCACGAGGCCACCGCCCTGGGCGTCGACGCGGCGCGCTTGGCCGTGGGCGGCGACAGCGCCGGCGGCAACCTCGCCGCCGTGGTGGCGCTGGCCGCGCGCGCCGCCGGGGACCTGCCCATCGCGTTCCAGCTGCTGATCTATCCGGCCACCGACATGCGTCGTGGGCATTCCTCGCACACGCGCAACGGCCAGGGGTATCTGCTGACCCACGAGTCGATGGCCTACTACCACGACCATTACATCGACGATCCACGGCACGACCTCGACTGGCGTGCCTCACCGCTGCTGGCGGACGACTTCGCCGGCCTTCCGCCGGCCCTGGTGATCACGGCCGGACACGACCCGCTGGTGGACGAGGGCGCGGACCTCGCGCGACGGCTCTCCGGGGCCGGCAACCGCGTGAGTTATGTCTGCTTCGAGCGGCAGATCCACGGTTTCATCACCATGGGGCGCGTGCTGGACGAGGCACACACGGCGGTCGCGCTATGCGCCGTCGAACTTCGGCGGGCCCTGTCGAGCGCCCCATCGGCAAAGGCCACGCGGGACTGA
- a CDS encoding alpha/beta hydrolase, protein MDDPLQGATGKLPARIDTPDGPGRFPMVVDVHGGGRVIVDEQVHDGGARGIAKEADAVVISVDHRRAPEAKSQAAWDDTPASCECTLADAAKHKGDRKRVARAGKDADGNLAVVAAVVAKAKGAQACAGQRLKGAFGS, encoded by the coding sequence ATGGACGATCCCCTCCAGGGCGCCACGGGCAAGCTGCCGGCGCGCATCGACACGCCCGACGGTCCGGGTCGGTTCCCCATGGTCGTTGACGTCCACGGCGGCGGCCGGGTCATCGTCGACGAGCAGGTCCACGACGGTGGCGCGCGCGGCATCGCCAAGGAAGCCGACGCGGTCGTCATCTCGGTCGACCATCGGCGTGCGCCGGAAGCCAAGTCCCAGGCCGCGTGGGACGACACCCCGGCCTCGTGCGAGTGCACGCTCGCCGACGCGGCGAAGCACAAGGGCGACCGCAAGCGCGTGGCACGGGCCGGCAAGGATGCCGATGGCAACCTGGCCGTCGTCGCGGCCGTCGTGGCCAAGGCCAAGGGAGCCCAGGCCTGCGCCGGCCAGCGTCTGAAGGGTGCCTTCGGTTCCTGA
- a CDS encoding MarR family transcriptional regulator, with product MPSKAALDPLLHLDNQLCFAVYSTSLAMTRLYKPLLDQLGITYPQYLVMLALWERDGTTVSELGERLSLDSGTLTPLLKRLEASGFVTRLRDAADERRVRITLTPAGRKLRLRAVDVPACMLTASECSIDELVALTRQLQDLRDRLKAAA from the coding sequence ATGCCTTCCAAAGCCGCTCTCGACCCGTTGCTCCATCTGGACAACCAGTTGTGTTTCGCGGTCTATTCGACCTCGCTGGCGATGACGCGGCTCTACAAGCCCCTGCTCGACCAGCTCGGCATCACCTATCCCCAGTACCTGGTCATGCTGGCCCTGTGGGAGCGCGACGGCACCACGGTGTCCGAACTGGGCGAGCGGCTCTCGCTCGATTCAGGCACCCTCACGCCGCTGCTCAAGCGCCTGGAAGCGAGCGGTTTCGTGACGCGGCTGCGCGACGCGGCCGACGAACGCCGCGTGCGCATCACCCTGACGCCGGCCGGTCGCAAGCTGCGGCTGCGCGCGGTCGACGTGCCCGCCTGCATGCTGACGGCCAGCGAATGCTCGATCGACGAACTCGTCGCCCTCACGCGGCAGCTGCAGGACCTGCGTGACCGGCTCAAGGCCGCCGCCTGA
- a CDS encoding DUF3820 family protein, with product MNSEDLQRLVTLEMPFGKYKGTLIADLPGAYLTWFARTGFPKGEIGRLLQLMHEIDHNGLKDLLAPLRRR from the coding sequence ATGAATTCCGAAGACCTGCAGCGCCTGGTCACGCTGGAGATGCCCTTCGGCAAGTACAAGGGCACCCTCATCGCCGACCTGCCCGGCGCCTACCTGACGTGGTTCGCCCGCACGGGGTTTCCGAAGGGCGAGATCGGGCGACTGCTGCAGCTGATGCACGAGATCGACCACAACGGGCTCAAGGACCTGCTGGCGCCCCTGCGCCGGCGCTGA
- the htpG gene encoding molecular chaperone HtpG, which produces MTTPAPTKLPFQAEVAQLLHLVTHSLYSNKEIFLRELISNASDACDKLRFEAINDAALYEDAPNLEVRVSFDKAARTLTFTDNGIGLSRQEAIDNLGTIAKSGTKDFMSKLSGDQKSDAQLIGQFGVGFYSGFIVADRIVVESRRAGLPTGQGVRWASTGAGDFEVDDIERPQRGTSVTLHLREDAEEYLNAWKLKSVIGKYSDHISLPILMEKEEWKEGENDQPGDMVKTGEWEPVNKASALWTRPKKDITDEQYAEFYKNISHDHADPLTWSHNRVEGSTEYTQLLFIPSKAPMDLFNRDKTAGVKLYVKRVFIMDDAEALMPSYLRFVKGVIDSADLPLNVSRELLQESRDVKAIREGSTKRVLSMLEDLAKKQKAAVESAAAKIDVGSGESVPAPEPTEPIDGVTDVADKKAATPAAETAAEFAADADAGKYAAFYAEFGAVLKEGLGEDMANSERIAKLLRFASTTSDAVAVSFADYKARMKEGQEAIYYITADTLAAAKNSPQLELFRKKGIEVLLMTDRVDEWALNYLHEFDGTPLQSVAKGAVDLGGLQDEAEKKAAEEAAESFKPVLERLKDALKDKAEDVRVTTRLVDSPACLVVKDGGMSTQLARMLRQAGQPAPDLKPVLEVNAEHPLVRKLEGETGHFDDLAHILFDQALLAEGGLPADPAAYVRRVNALLV; this is translated from the coding sequence ATGACCACTCCCGCACCGACCAAACTTCCCTTCCAGGCCGAAGTCGCCCAGCTCCTGCACCTCGTCACGCATTCGCTCTACTCGAACAAGGAGATCTTCCTGCGCGAGCTGATCTCGAACGCTTCGGACGCGTGCGACAAGCTGCGCTTCGAGGCCATCAACGATGCCGCGCTCTACGAGGACGCGCCCAACCTCGAGGTGCGCGTGTCCTTCGACAAGGCCGCGCGGACCCTGACCTTCACCGACAACGGCATCGGCCTGTCGCGCCAGGAGGCGATCGACAACCTGGGCACCATCGCCAAGAGCGGCACCAAGGACTTCATGAGCAAGCTCTCGGGCGACCAGAAGTCCGACGCCCAGCTCATCGGCCAGTTCGGCGTGGGCTTCTATTCGGGCTTCATCGTGGCCGACCGCATCGTGGTCGAGTCGCGCCGCGCGGGCCTGCCCACCGGCCAGGGCGTGCGCTGGGCGAGCACCGGCGCGGGCGACTTCGAGGTCGACGACATCGAGCGTCCGCAGCGCGGCACCAGCGTCACGCTGCACCTGCGCGAGGACGCCGAGGAATACCTCAACGCCTGGAAGCTCAAGTCGGTCATCGGCAAGTACTCCGACCACATTTCCCTGCCCATCCTGATGGAGAAGGAGGAGTGGAAGGAAGGCGAGAACGACCAGCCCGGCGACATGGTCAAGACCGGCGAGTGGGAGCCCGTGAACAAGGCCAGCGCCCTGTGGACGCGCCCGAAGAAGGACATCACCGACGAGCAGTACGCCGAGTTCTACAAGAACATCTCGCACGACCACGCCGATCCGCTGACCTGGAGCCACAACCGCGTCGAGGGCAGCACCGAGTACACGCAGCTGCTGTTCATCCCGTCCAAGGCGCCGATGGACCTGTTCAACCGCGACAAGACCGCCGGCGTGAAGCTCTACGTCAAGCGCGTCTTCATCATGGACGACGCCGAGGCGCTGATGCCCAGCTACCTGCGCTTCGTCAAGGGCGTGATCGACTCGGCCGACCTGCCGCTCAACGTCAGCCGCGAACTGCTCCAGGAGAGCCGCGACGTCAAGGCGATCCGCGAGGGCAGCACCAAGCGCGTGCTGTCCATGCTGGAGGACCTGGCGAAGAAGCAGAAGGCCGCCGTCGAGAGCGCCGCGGCCAAGATCGACGTCGGTTCCGGTGAATCGGTGCCCGCCCCGGAGCCCACCGAGCCGATCGACGGCGTCACCGACGTGGCCGACAAGAAGGCGGCCACGCCCGCCGCCGAGACGGCCGCCGAGTTCGCGGCCGACGCCGACGCCGGCAAGTACGCGGCCTTCTATGCCGAGTTCGGTGCCGTCCTCAAGGAAGGCCTGGGCGAGGACATGGCCAACAGCGAGCGCATCGCCAAGCTGCTGCGCTTCGCCTCCACCACCAGCGACGCCGTCGCCGTGAGCTTCGCCGACTACAAGGCGCGCATGAAGGAGGGCCAGGAGGCCATCTACTACATCACCGCCGACACGCTGGCCGCCGCCAAGAACAGCCCGCAGCTCGAACTCTTCCGCAAGAAGGGCATCGAGGTGCTGCTGATGACGGACCGCGTCGACGAGTGGGCGCTGAACTACCTCCACGAGTTCGACGGCACGCCGCTGCAGAGCGTGGCCAAGGGCGCGGTCGACCTCGGCGGCCTGCAGGACGAGGCCGAGAAGAAGGCGGCGGAGGAAGCCGCCGAGAGCTTCAAGCCGGTGCTGGAGCGCCTCAAGGACGCCCTGAAGGACAAGGCCGAGGACGTGCGCGTGACCACGCGCCTGGTCGACTCGCCGGCGTGCCTGGTGGTCAAGGACGGCGGCATGAGCACGCAGCTCGCCCGCATGCTGCGCCAGGCCGGCCAGCCCGCGCCCGACCTCAAGCCGGTGCTGGAGGTCAACGCCGAGCATCCGCTGGTGCGCAAGCTCGAAGGCGAGACCGGGCACTTCGACGACTTGGCCCACATCCTGTTCGACCAGGCCCTGCTGGCCGAGGGCGGCCTGCCGGCCGATCCGGCGGCCTATGTGCGGCGCGTGAACGCCCTGCTGGTGTGA
- a CDS encoding serine/threonine protein kinase: MTSSSSAPPDTHPYESLTPDVVLDALSALGLHGDGRLTALNSYENRVYQVFLEDAHPHPAVVVKFYRPGRWSDAEILEEHDFALELAAAEVPAVAPLKLDGRTLHHHDGFAFSVSPYRGGRGPELEDFEVLEWVGRFLARIHAIGAARPFTHRPALDLHTFGIASRDWLLANDKIPLDVQRDWETACNAALERIAATPLDPAASAGSPLRRLRLHGDVHPGNILWTPTDRPLGGPHFVDLDDARTGFAVQDLWMLLSGERAQRTAQLSGLLDGYEQFRAFDRRELALVEPLRTLRLIHYSAWLARRFEDPIFPINFPWFGSSDYWKGQILVLQDQCERMEEEPLYA; this comes from the coding sequence ATGACCTCCTCCTCCAGCGCGCCGCCCGACACCCACCCCTACGAGAGCCTCACGCCGGACGTGGTGCTCGACGCGCTGTCCGCGCTGGGCCTGCACGGCGATGGTCGCCTGACCGCCCTCAACTCCTACGAGAACCGCGTCTACCAGGTCTTCCTGGAAGACGCGCACCCGCATCCGGCGGTGGTCGTCAAGTTCTACCGGCCGGGCCGCTGGAGCGACGCGGAAATCCTCGAGGAGCACGACTTCGCACTCGAACTCGCCGCCGCCGAAGTACCCGCCGTCGCGCCCCTGAAGCTCGATGGCCGGACGCTGCACCACCACGACGGCTTCGCCTTCAGCGTGAGTCCCTACCGTGGCGGACGCGGGCCGGAACTGGAGGATTTCGAGGTGCTCGAATGGGTCGGGCGCTTCCTGGCCCGCATCCATGCCATCGGCGCCGCACGGCCTTTCACGCACCGCCCGGCGCTCGACCTGCACACCTTCGGCATCGCCTCGCGCGACTGGCTGCTGGCCAACGACAAGATCCCGCTGGACGTGCAGCGCGATTGGGAAACCGCCTGCAACGCCGCGCTCGAGCGCATCGCCGCGACGCCGCTCGACCCCGCCGCATCGGCCGGCTCGCCATTGCGGCGACTGCGCCTGCACGGCGACGTGCATCCCGGCAACATCCTGTGGACGCCCACCGACCGACCGCTCGGCGGCCCGCATTTCGTCGATCTCGACGACGCGCGCACCGGCTTCGCGGTGCAGGACCTGTGGATGCTGCTGTCGGGCGAACGCGCCCAGCGGACGGCGCAGTTGAGCGGCCTGCTCGACGGCTACGAGCAGTTCCGTGCGTTCGACCGGCGCGAACTGGCGCTCGTCGAGCCCCTGCGCACCCTGCGCCTGATCCACTACAGCGCCTGGCTGGCGCGCCGTTTCGAGGACCCGATCTTCCCGATCAACTTCCCGTGGTTCGGGTCGAGCGACTACTGGAAGGGACAGATCCTGGTGCTGCAGGACCAGTGCGAGCGGATGGAGGAAGAACCGCTGTATGCGTGA
- a CDS encoding organic hydroperoxide resistance protein — translation MAHTLEKVLYTAEATAVGGREGTGKSSDGALDVTLSAPGSNKPGTNPEQLFAVGYAACFVGALKAVSSKIGVKVPDDVSIDSKVSLGPIKGGVAYGIAVKLAVNLPGLDDAQKKQLVDAAHEVCPYSNATRGNIDVDLTIV, via the coding sequence ATGGCCCACACCCTCGAAAAAGTCCTCTACACCGCCGAAGCCACCGCCGTCGGCGGCCGCGAAGGCACTGGCAAGAGCAGCGACGGCGCGCTCGACGTCACGCTGAGCGCCCCGGGTTCCAACAAGCCGGGCACCAACCCCGAGCAGCTGTTCGCCGTCGGCTACGCCGCGTGCTTCGTCGGCGCGCTGAAGGCCGTCAGCTCGAAGATCGGCGTGAAGGTGCCCGACGACGTGTCGATCGACTCCAAGGTCTCGCTCGGCCCGATCAAGGGTGGCGTCGCCTACGGCATCGCCGTCAAGCTGGCGGTGAACCTGCCGGGCCTGGACGACGCGCAGAAGAAGCAACTGGTCGACGCAGCCCATGAGGTGTGCCCGTACTCGAACGCCACGCGCGGCAACATCGACGTCGATCTGACGATCGTCTGA
- a CDS encoding RNA-binding protein: MGKKLYVGNLSYSIRDNDLEQAFGEFGAVASAKVMMERETGRSKGFGFVEMGTDAEAQAAIEGLNGHTLDGRALTVNEARPMEPRPAGGGYGGGGRSGGGGGYGGGGNSGGGGGYGGGGGGYGGGGGGRSGGGGGGGYGGGGGGSRGGY, from the coding sequence ATGGGCAAGAAACTCTACGTAGGCAACCTGTCCTACTCCATCCGTGACAACGACCTCGAACAAGCCTTCGGCGAGTTCGGTGCAGTGGCCAGCGCCAAGGTCATGATGGAACGTGAAACCGGCCGCTCCAAGGGCTTCGGTTTCGTCGAAATGGGCACCGACGCTGAAGCGCAGGCTGCCATCGAAGGCCTGAATGGCCACACCCTCGACGGCCGTGCGCTCACGGTGAACGAAGCCCGCCCGATGGAACCCCGTCCGGCCGGTGGTGGCTACGGTGGTGGTGGCCGCAGCGGTGGCGGCGGCGGCTACGGTGGTGGCGGCAACAGCGGCGGTGGCGGTGGCTACGGCGGCGGTGGTGGCGGCTACGGTGGTGGTGGCGGTGGCCGCAGCGGTGGCGGCGGCGGCGGTGGTTACGGCGGTGGCGGTGGCGGCAGCCGCGGCGGCTACTAA